The following proteins are encoded in a genomic region of Entelurus aequoreus isolate RoL-2023_Sb linkage group LG01, RoL_Eaeq_v1.1, whole genome shotgun sequence:
- the ripor3 gene encoding LOW QUALITY PROTEIN: RIPOR family member 3 (The sequence of the model RefSeq protein was modified relative to this genomic sequence to represent the inferred CDS: deleted 2 bases in 1 codon; substituted 1 base at 1 genomic stop codon) gives MSVKLRFDSPAYGSSVQRSRSFTGFNSLTGRRRPSSVRNSLRSKVVSGGKTPRASLSPRRGFGSIWSLQPEEVDQVFQALCKGLREHVQCHQAEIDFLSSRQRESKRNSRLAFLYDLDKEIRAQERHVRRLEFQISKVDELYENYCVQWRLCQGVVNMKRAFSLSPSSRASRESLLELGRNHRHSVQDMSAMESELEVLLGELHVKMKGLIGFARLCPGDQYEVLLQLGRQRWKIRGKIESDDVQSWDEEEMVFLPHINHNFEIKVSEAKGLGWLLVGTVTCASAHFFVASPQLMLVDITELGTIKLQLEVTWNPLDSAERLGPLSISKQLGSSRKTSVQSWTAPSTPSFSEKYFLSMVREMQDGGASVPFPMSKKDRGDMSLLSYLSQSSIASNFSQPSPALLSRDTSLGGSRTHVSLEEEGEDALKETEKRKSLGEEGEDGEKTWTGEYAAQRTRASGMYLQRCSTPDILKANTDPELETEGSEPHQSSVGEQDASPAAPPAATHPPAAAEAPEWEGQSKTQEQALRLGLLIADLEGTLQNQSSYEKELRVLNQQIVHLATILRNDLSLMRSSSSEDTLAVAEVLCSFDFLSHDVNADDETSGXVAAQGGIKKQQTQQTFFSSNIVTCLSRACEEELLIAPLTCGNCGLDQALEIHLDTCCILLQTLQRSHLSAARRDLLEDVSLQADIVQQISCLLLEKKDDISTRELLLEADRGLLHFWEDCLSDTTSPFCCRSDDFVTALKKNYSHKVKSKVRVKQPGHSERVFSGLVQEVQAASRAALWPPQLLCSSDKVSVFQLSLYLRRCNISTLGEHVTRLSKEEYFLSAMRGPKRRRALNRMRGRGIAELLPLGRTLQTLAGLQLDANNKVCKAAAECLRRGAGCGAFRSKAVVYYTESLRSTDVQIQLSSCLALKRLMATESVDHIAELWRSADDDVRSAVKEAILSFGGKGHEAFQRLEHMDMLMQEEFYQNLETEITVL, from the exons ATGTCAGTAAAGCTGCGATTCGACTCGCCCGCCTATGGAAGTTCAGTCCAGCGGAGTCGCTCCTTCACTGGGTTCAACTCTCTGACGGGACGACGGCG GCCTTCCTCCGTGCGGAACTCTCTGCGCTCCAAAGTCGTGTCTGGGGGAAAAACTCCACGAGCTTCTTTGTCTCCCAGAAGAGGATTTGGATCCATCTGGTCCCTGCAGCCAGAAGAGGTGGACCAAGTCTTCCAGGCGCTCTGCAAAGGCCTCAG agagCATGTGCAGTGCCACCAGGCTGAGATAGACTTCCTGTCTTCACGCCAGAGAGAGAGTAAAAGAAACTCCAGATTG GCCTTTCTCTACGACCTGGACAAG GAGATACGAGCCCAGGAAAGACACGTACGAAGGCTGGAATTCCAAATCAGCAAG GTGGACGAGCTCTACGAGAACTACTGCGTCCAGTGGCGCCTGTGTCAGGGAGTTGTCAACATGAAACGAGCTTTCTCGCTCTCGCCGTCCTCCAGGGCGTCCAGAGAGAGTCTTTTGGAGCTGGGGCGCAACCACAGACACAGTGTGCAG GACATGTCAGCCATGGAGAGCGAGCTGGAGGTCCTACTGGGAGAGCTGCACGTCAAAATGAAAG GTCTGATCGGCTTTGCTCGACTCTGCCCCGGCGACCAGTATGAG GTTCTGCTGCAATTGGGCCGCCAGCGCTGGAAGATCCGAGGCAAGATTGAAAGTGACGATGTCCAGTCTTGGGACGAAGAGGAGATGGTCTTCCTCCCGCACATCAACCACAACTTTGAGATTAAG GTATCAGAGGCCAAGGGTTTGGGCTGGCTACTGGTTGGTACGGTAACCTGTGCCAGCGCTCATTTCTTTGTGGCTAGTCCTCAGCTGATGTTGGTGGACATCACCGAGCTGGGAACCATCAAACTGCAGCTGGAGGTCACCTGGAA TCCGTTGGACAGCGCTGAGAGGCTGGGTCCTTTGTCCATCAGCAAACAGTTGGGGTCCAGCAGGAAAACTTCTGTGCAGAGTTGGACTGCACCGAGCACGCCCTCCTTCTCTGAAAAGTACTTCCTG TCCATGGTCCGTGAGATGCAGGATGGCGGTGCTTCTGTCCCGTTCCCCATGTCTAAGAAAGACAGGGGAGACATGTCCCTGCTGAGCTACCTCTCCCAGTCGTCCATCGCGTCAAATTTCAGCCAACCAAGTCCAGCTCTCCTCAG CCGTGACACCAGTCTGGGAGGTAGTCGGACTCATGTTTCGCtggaggaggaaggggaggaCGCCCTGAAGGAAACGGAGAAGAGGAAGAGTCTCGGTGAGGAGGGGGAGGATGGGGAGAAGACATGGACTGGGGAGTATGCTGCTCAGCGTACAAGAGCTTCTGGGATGTACCTGCAGAG GTGCAGCACCCCCGACATCCTCAAAGCCAACACAGATCCAGAGCTGGAGACCGAGGGCTCCGAGCCTCATCAGAGTTCTGTCGGCGAGCAG GACGCCTCCCCCGCCGCGCCCCCGGCTGCCACGCACCCCCCGGCAGCTGCTGAGGCGCCTGAGTGGGAGGGTCAGAGCAAAACCCAGGAGCAGGCACTGCGACTGGGATTGCTGATTGCGGACCTTGAGGGAACCTTGCAGAACCAGTCCAGCTATGAGAAGGAGCTAAGAGTCCTGAACCAGCAGATAGTTCACCTGGCCACCATACTGAGG AATGACCTGTCTCTGATGAGAAGCTCGTCATCAGAAGACACCTTGGCTGTTGCGGAAGTTCTCTGCAGCTTTGACTTCCTGTCACATGACGTCAACGCGGACGATGAAACTTCTGGGTGAGTTGCTGCGCAAGGAGGCATTAAAAAGCAACAAACA CAGCAAACCTTTTTCTCCTCAAACATTGTGACTTGTCTAAGTAGGGCTTGTGAGGAAGAGTTGCTCATTGCTCCTCTGACTTGTGGGAACTGTGGTCTAGATCAGGCTCTGGAGATTCACCTGGACACCTGCTGCATCTTACTTCAG ACGCTCCAGAGGAGCCACTTAAGTGCCGCCAGGAGAGATCTACTAGAGGACGTGTCTCTTCAGGCCGACATTGTGCAGCAAATCAGCTGTTTGCTGCTGGAGAAGAAAGACGATATCTCTACAAGAGAGT TGCTGCTGGAGGCTGACAGGGGGTTGCTGCACTTCTGGGAGGACTGCCTTAGTGACACCACATCGCCATTCTGCTGCCGCTCGGACGACTTTGTCACAGCGCTCAAGAAGAACTACTCTCACAAAGTCAAGTCCAAGGTCAGGGTCAAGCAGCCAGGACACTCGGAAAgag TGTTCAGTGGGCTGGTGCAGGAGGTACAGGCGGCCAGCAGGGCGGCGCTGTGGCCTCCCCAGCTGCTGTGCAGCTCGGACAAGGTGAGCGTTTTCCAGCTGTCTCTTTACCTGCGACGCTGCAACATCAGCACGCTGGGAGAACATGTGACCCGCCTCTCCAAGGAAG AGTACTTTCTGTCCGCCATGAGGGGACCCAAGCGGAGGCGAGCGTTAAACAGGATGAGGGGGCGTGGCATCGCAGAGCTCCTCCCACTGGGACGCACACTGCAGACGCTTGCAGGGCTGCAGCTGGACGCCAACAACAAAGTGTGCAAAGCTGCAGCGGAGTGCCTGCGACGGGGCGCCGGCTGCGGCGCGTTCCGCTCTAAG GCGGTGGTTTACTACACGGAGAGTTTGAGGAGCACCGACGTTCAAATCCAGCTAAGCTCCTGTTTGGCGCTCAAACGTTTGATG GCCACAGAGAGCGTGGACCACATCGCAGAGCTGTGGAGGTCAGCTGATGATGACGTCCGTAGCGCCGTCAAGGAGGCAATTCTGTCTTTTG GTGGCAAAGGTCACGAGGCCTTCCAGAGGTTGGAGCATATGGACATGTTAATGCAGGAGGAGTTCTACCAGAACCTGGAGACCGAGATCACCGTCCTATAG